A part of Cervus elaphus chromosome 11, mCerEla1.1, whole genome shotgun sequence genomic DNA contains:
- the LOC122703318 gene encoding tumor suppressor candidate 2 encodes MGASGSKARGLWPFTSAAGGGGPEAAVAEQALVRPRGRVVPPFVFTRRGSMFYDEDGDLAHEFYEETIVTKNGQKRAKLRRVHKNLIPQGTVKLDPPRIHVDFPVILYEV; translated from the coding sequence ATGGGCGCCAGCGGCTCCAAAGCTCGGGGCCTGTGGCCCTTCACCTCGGCGGCGGGGGGCGGTGGCCCAGAGGCGGCGGTCGCTGAGCAAGCTTTGGTGCGACCGCGAGGCCGAGTCGTGCCCCCCTTCGTATTCACGCGCCGCGGCTCCATGTTCTATGACGAGGATGGGGATCTGGCTCACGAATTCTATGAGGAGACAATCGTCACCAAGAACGGGCAGAAGCGGGCCAAGCTGAGGCGGGTGCATAAGAACCTGATTCCTCAGGGCACCGTGAAGCTGGATCCCCCCCGCATCCACGTGGATTTCCCTGTGATCCTCTATGAGGTGTGA